The Acidimicrobiales bacterium genomic sequence TCATAAGGACGGCAGCAGCGACCGTGAGCTCGATGATGGTCATGCCCTCGGCACCGCGCCGTCCTGCTCTCGAGCGCACACGACGGAAGGCTCCAGCTCGCGTCATGACGTCGGACACTTCACCGCTCCGGTGGTCGGATCCGTCGTATTGGCCGTGATGTTCGAGGTGTTCCAGGTGTACAGGGCTTCGCCGTCGGGAGGCACAGGCGTATTGCCTCCGACACCTACGCAGTTGACAGTGACCGTGTAGCTGAAGTTCTTGTAGACCTGAAGAACGAGACTTGTCGCCGTGCAGCTCGACCCGCAGCCATTGATATCGTTTTGGATCTCGAACTTGTAGGTTTGGGTGGTGTCGACGGCCTCCACGGCCAGGGTGGCCGTCCCGGCGGGATACGTGTTCTCGATGGGCACAGTCAGGGTGACGATGCCCGATCCCTTGGGCGCCGGGGCGACGGCTATGAACAGATAGATCTGCGAGGTCTGCCCGTTCCAGATGCACGTCGAGCTCAGGTTGGTGGCCGTCTGGTATCCAGTTCCCGACAGCGTGATGTCGAACAGTCCGGACTCGATGACGTTGTTCTTGGGGCTCCCGTCCCCGTTCCACGCGGCCTGGCCGGTGGCGTCGGTCGTGACGTCGGGAGGGTTCGTCTGGCCCTGCTGCTGGGTCATGTGGACCTTGACACCGCTGGCGGGGCTCCCGGTGCTGTCATAGACGTACGCGGTGAGGAAGCCGGTGCCTGTGGTCCCGTCCCAGGTGCAGCCCGCTTGCTTCCAGCGGCTGGTGTAGCTCGTGGTGGTGCCTGCCGCGCCCGTCGTGCACGTGAACGACGAGTCACCGGCCGAATAGGCGACCCAGGTGGAAAGGGAGCCGCCTCCAGAGTTGGTGACCGTGCAGGTGTAGGCGGTGCTGGCGGACAGGCCGCTGGTTACGCCGAAGCTGCCGTCGGACGAGCTACCCGAAGCGATGGTCGTGGCTCCCTGCAGGACCGTAACGGTGAAGCCGTCCGGGGGCACCTCGGCCAAGCCGGTCGTCGGGTCGGTGACGACGTTCCCCGACGTGTCGACCTGCTGGAGGTCGATCTCCAAGGCGGTGACGGCAGTCGGATTGTTGGTCGTGGCGCCGCTGACATCCGTCTGGGAGCTGTAGGTGAAGCTCGAGCCGGAGGTGGACGTGAGGGTCACGAAGACCGTCTTGTAGGAGCCATTGGCCGTGCCGACCCAGCGGGTCTCGGTGAAGGAGAAGCAGGACCCAGCAGACGACGTCGAACAGCTGGTGCCGCTCACCTGGCTGTTGGTCAGGTTGACCGACTTCGAGTAGCTCAGGCAGCTGCTCCCGGCGCACCCGGCGGAGCCGTAGACGGCGGTGTAGCCGCTCTTGGTCGGGATCGTGTTGTCGCTGGGGTCCATCGCCAGCCGGGTGTAGGTCATCGACCGGAGCGACTCGAGCTCCTGGTTGACGTAGGAGACGGCCACCTGCCGGACGCGGGTCCTGAGGCTCGCGACCATCTGGGACCCGGCCAGCTGGGCCAGGCCGGTCAGGGCGATCGCGAGGAGCAGCATGGCCACCATGACCTCGACCAGGGTGAAGCCGCCCTCGCCGGTCTGATGGCGCCTCCGCAGCCGCGCCGCACTCCTGAGCACCTGGTGCACGCTGGGATATCGGCGTTTCCGGCCGGGACCTTGAAACACCCGTGGGGCGGTTCGCGGCTTTTGTGGCTAGGAAGGGCTAAGGCTCGGGCGTGGATCGCCGATGAATCATTCCGATGCCCGACTGCCCCTCAGCCCTTCGGTCCCGGCGCCTGTTCACGCTGCCCCAGCGCTTCGTCTACCTCGTGGCGGGCCTGGTGATCGCCAGCGGGCTGGTGATCCACGCCCTGGTGGTCGACTCCGGCCTGGTCGCGGCGGCGGTGCAGGGCGCCCTGGTCCTCGGGGCCACCCTGGTGGGGCCGGCGGCCATGTACGTCCACGCCGGCCAGGACGGGGTGACCATCCGCAACCTGCTGCGGACCCATTGGGTCCCGTGGGGCGACGTGCGGGGATTCACCCTCGACGACCGCTTCCCGTACCTCGCCTACCTGGATGTGGCCGACGGGCGGGAGGTGCCCCTCCTGGCCATCGCCGACGATCCCCTGTTCACCCGGGCGGCGGCCCACGACCGCAACATCGCCATGATCGAGGGCCTCAACCTCATGTGGCGGGAAGAGGTCGTGCGGGCCACGACCGGGGTCCTGCCGGCGCCCGTTGCAACGGCGGCGGCCGCCACCACCAACGCCTGACGCCACGCCAGGCCCCCGGGCCCGGTAGGCCGGACCCCCATTAGTGTCCGGCCGGTGAGCCAGGTGGCCCGCCGGTTCGTGTCCGCCGAGGCTCCCGGTCTCGGGCGGGCCGGGGCGGGGGGCCACCCCTGCCAGGGCGTGTGGCACCACCCCGCCCGAGAGGCCCGGTCCGCGGTCGCCTTCGTGGCCACCCACTACGAGGTCGACTTCTCCGAGCACTACCTGGCCGATCTCCTGGCGCAGCGGGGGTTCGGCTTCCTCGGCTGGAACACCCGCTACCGGGGCCAGGGGGCCTACTTCCGGCTGGCCGGCGCCGTGACCGACATCGGGGTCGGCGTGCGCTGGGCGCGCGAGGAGGCCGGAGCCCGGACCGTCGTGCTGCTCGGCAACTCCGGAGGGGCGTCGCTGATGGCCGCCTACCAGGCCCGGGCGTTGGAGCAGCCCGACCCGGACCTCCCGCCCGCCGACCTGTTCGTCTCGCTCAA encodes the following:
- a CDS encoding PH domain-containing protein; this translates as MPDCPSALRSRRLFTLPQRFVYLVAGLVIASGLVIHALVVDSGLVAAAVQGALVLGATLVGPAAMYVHAGQDGVTIRNLLRTHWVPWGDVRGFTLDDRFPYLAYLDVADGREVPLLAIADDPLFTRAAAHDRNIAMIEGLNLMWREEVVRATTGVLPAPVATAAAATTNA
- a CDS encoding prepilin-type N-terminal cleavage/methylation domain-containing protein, with product MLRSAARLRRRHQTGEGGFTLVEVMVAMLLLAIALTGLAQLAGSQMVASLRTRVRQVAVSYVNQELESLRSMTYTRLAMDPSDNTIPTKSGYTAVYGSAGCAGSSCLSYSKSVNLTNSQVSGTSCSTSSAGSCFSFTETRWVGTANGSYKTVFVTLTSTSGSSFTYSSQTDVSGATTNNPTAVTALEIDLQQVDTSGNVVTDPTTGLAEVPPDGFTVTVLQGATTIASGSSSDGSFGVTSGLSASTAYTCTVTNSGGGSLSTWVAYSAGDSSFTCTTGAAGTTTSYTSRWKQAGCTWDGTTGTGFLTAYVYDSTGSPASGVKVHMTQQQGQTNPPDVTTDATGQAAWNGDGSPKNNVIESGLFDITLSGTGYQTATNLSSTCIWNGQTSQIYLFIAVAPAPKGSGIVTLTVPIENTYPAGTATLAVEAVDTTQTYKFEIQNDINGCGSSCTATSLVLQVYKNFSYTVTVNCVGVGGNTPVPPDGEALYTWNTSNITANTTDPTTGAVKCPTS